ACCTTTCAGGCCATACATGATCGACAGGTGGCCAGAGACCATGTTGATAATCGAGCTAGGCACGAAGAACGGCGACACGCGACGCGGCCCCTTGTCGTGCAGCTCAATGGAGGTATGTTCGATGGTATGCAGGCCACCAATGCCTGCCGCCACGGCCACACCGATGCGCGGGGCATTTTGTTCTGTCACTTCCAAGCCGGAATCGCGCAAGGCCTGGGTGCCCGCGGCAATGCCGTAGTGGATGAACGGATCCATTTTCTTGATCTCTTTCGGCGCAATCCACTGCACCGGATCGAAACCTTTCACCTGGCCGGCGATGCGCGTGGCATACGCGGTGGCATCGAAATGCGTCACAGGACCAATGCCGCTGACGCCCTTGAGGATATTGTCCCAGGCGGTGGCGATATCGTTACCCACCGGCGAGATGATCCCCATGCCGGTCACTACCACACGTCGTTTGCTCATGGATCGAATTCCTAAGCTGGTTCAGGAAAGATCAGCCGCAAGACATCACTTTCCATACATCGCAATGCATTCCGACCTTGTACAGGTGCAACCATACGTGATCGGACGTTACATCTTGCAGAAACGAAAACTGCGCCAAGATGGCGCAGCTTCCGATATCACTACGTAGCGCATGGGACGCGCGCATCACCACGACGCAGCAGATCACTTCTTCTTGGCGTGCTCCTCGATGTACTTCATGGCATCCTGCACGGTGGTGAGCTTTTCAGCGTCCTCGTCCGGAATTTCGGTTTCGAATTCCTCTTCAAGCGCCATCACTAGCTCGACCGTGTCCAGCGAGTCTGCGCCCAGATCGTCCACGAACGAAGCGTTCGGTGTGACCTTATCCTCCTCCACGCCC
The sequence above is a segment of the Dyella sp. M7H15-1 genome. Coding sequences within it:
- the acpP gene encoding acyl carrier protein, whose amino-acid sequence is MSTIEDRVKKIVVEQLGVEEDKVTPNASFVDDLGADSLDTVELVMALEEEFETEIPDEDAEKLTTVQDAMKYIEEHAKKK